A stretch of Saccharothrix texasensis DNA encodes these proteins:
- a CDS encoding GNAT family N-acetyltransferase: MTDHPRAEPALIAPTTRLHHAWLAARDDWGPGVHEDGFGLHPSDEVDSPPGFAAWVARLTDVPGSVCRWIVEGDRVLGGIALRLGPADHVRVFGHIGYGIRPSARGRGLATWALGRMLVEAGSLGLTEVLLVCEDHNTASVKTIERNGGTFDGVQSTDLGPLRRYLITLR; the protein is encoded by the coding sequence GATCGCGCCCACCACCCGCCTCCACCACGCCTGGTTGGCGGCCCGGGACGACTGGGGCCCGGGCGTCCACGAGGACGGCTTCGGCCTGCACCCGTCCGACGAGGTCGACTCACCCCCGGGCTTCGCCGCCTGGGTGGCGCGCCTCACCGACGTGCCCGGCTCGGTGTGCCGCTGGATCGTCGAGGGCGACCGCGTGCTCGGTGGCATCGCGCTGCGGCTCGGTCCCGCCGACCACGTGCGGGTCTTCGGCCACATCGGCTACGGCATCCGCCCGTCCGCTCGGGGGCGGGGTCTGGCCACCTGGGCCTTGGGCCGCATGCTGGTCGAGGCCGGCTCGCTCGGCCTGACCGAGGTGCTGCTGGTCTGCGAAGACCACAACACCGCGTCCGTGAAGACGATCGAGCGCAACGGCGGCACCTTCGACGGCGTCCAGTCCACCGACCTCGGCCCCCTGCGCCGCTACCTGATCACCCTCCGCTGA